The Alphaproteobacteria bacterium genome contains a region encoding:
- the recO gene encoding DNA repair protein RecO translates to MDWTDEGIVLGTRRHGEANAILEVMTRAHGRHLGLVRGGAGTRMRPVLQPGNVVRVAWRARLDEHLGHYAVEGLRLRAGELMMAAHAAFGVTHLAALCRLLPERDPHELVHDTLAEVLDHLNDRMLAAALVARFELQMLAEFGFGLDLDQCAATGATADLVYVSPKSGRAVSRSAGEPWQDRMLRLPAFLRGEQEGEPASGDLGDAFALTGFFLERHVFEPRGLAVHDSRARFIAAVLREATRAAS, encoded by the coding sequence ATGGACTGGACCGACGAAGGCATCGTTCTCGGCACGCGCCGGCATGGCGAGGCAAACGCCATCCTGGAGGTGATGACGCGCGCGCACGGGCGCCACCTCGGTCTGGTGCGGGGAGGGGCGGGCACCCGCATGCGCCCGGTGCTGCAGCCCGGCAATGTCGTGCGCGTCGCGTGGCGTGCGCGGCTCGACGAGCATCTCGGCCACTATGCGGTCGAGGGCCTGCGTTTGCGCGCGGGCGAACTGATGATGGCGGCGCACGCGGCGTTTGGTGTGACACATCTGGCGGCGCTCTGTCGCCTCCTGCCGGAACGCGATCCGCACGAGCTGGTGCACGATACGCTAGCCGAGGTCCTCGATCATCTGAATGATCGCATGCTTGCGGCCGCGCTGGTCGCGCGGTTCGAGTTGCAAATGCTCGCCGAGTTCGGCTTCGGGCTCGATCTCGATCAATGCGCCGCAACCGGCGCGACTGCTGATCTTGTCTATGTGTCGCCCAAATCAGGGCGCGCCGTTTCGCGCTCGGCGGGCGAGCCGTGGCAGGACCGCATGCTGCGCCTGCCGGCGTTCCTGCGCGGCGAGCAGGAGGGCGAACCGGCAAGCGGCGATCTTGGCGATGCCTTCGCGCTGACCGGCTTCTTTCTGGAACGTCATGTATTCGAGCCGCGCGGACTTGCGGTGCACGACTCCCGCGCCCGCTTCATTGCTGCGGTGTTGCGCGAGGCGACGCGGGCAGCCTCTTAA
- the parC gene encoding DNA topoisomerase IV subunit A, which yields MGKELIPPDRDSVQEIPLREALEERYLAYALSTIMHRALPDARDGLKPVHRRILYGMRLLRLDPGTALKKSAKIVGDVMGNFHPHGDQAIYDALVRLAQDFSSRFPLVDGQGNFGNIDGDNPAAMRYTEARMTEVARLLLEGIDEDAVDFRASYDGTSEEPTVLPAAFPNLLANGSQGIAVGMATSIPPHNAAELCEAALFLIDNPSARSKTLLKYVPGPDFPTGGVIVDPRNEIAEAYASGRGSFRVRARWSQEETGRGTYLVVVTEIPWLVQKSRLVERIAELINEKKLPLVADVRDESAEDIRLVIEPRARTVDPVLMMESLFKLTELESRIPLNMNVLVKGKVPKVIGLAEALREWLDHRRDVLVRRSNFRLKQIGNRLEVLGGYLIAYLNLDRVIKIIRNEDEPKPVLIKAFKLSDVQADAILNMRLRNLRKLEEMEIRKEDKELRAEKKSIEELLKSEKKQWETIAAQIKELRDKFGKKTPLGKRRTEFAEAPEHDEAAIEEAMVVREPITVVLSDKGWVRALRGHVEDLSGVAFKQDDKLKLAFFAETTSKFLMLGTNGRFYTLEGSKLPGGRGHGEPVRLFIDLEQEGDVVTMFPFQGGRKFIVASHQGKGFIVPEDECLGTTRKGKQVLNVKLPDEARAVVVVEGEQVASIGENRKVVIFPIEQLPEMTRGSGVRLQRYKDGGLSDVKTFKGADGLTWTDGAGRAFSMTLKELSDWRGNRADAGRLAPKGFPRSNKFR from the coding sequence ATGGGCAAAGAACTGATTCCGCCGGACCGCGATTCGGTTCAGGAAATTCCGCTGCGCGAGGCGCTCGAAGAGCGCTATCTCGCTTACGCCCTCTCGACGATCATGCACCGCGCGTTGCCGGATGCGCGCGATGGCCTGAAGCCGGTGCATCGCCGCATCCTTTACGGCATGCGGTTGTTGCGGCTCGACCCCGGGACGGCGCTGAAGAAGTCCGCCAAGATCGTGGGTGACGTGATGGGCAATTTCCATCCGCACGGCGACCAGGCGATCTACGACGCGCTGGTGCGCCTCGCTCAGGATTTCTCCTCCCGCTTCCCGCTGGTCGACGGGCAGGGCAACTTCGGCAACATCGACGGCGATAACCCGGCGGCCATGCGTTACACCGAGGCGCGCATGACCGAGGTCGCGCGCCTTCTGCTCGAAGGCATCGACGAGGATGCGGTCGACTTCCGTGCGAGCTATGACGGAACGTCGGAAGAGCCGACCGTACTGCCCGCCGCCTTTCCCAACCTGCTGGCGAACGGCTCGCAGGGGATCGCGGTCGGCATGGCAACCTCGATCCCGCCACACAACGCGGCCGAACTGTGCGAAGCCGCATTGTTCCTGATCGACAATCCGAGCGCCCGCTCGAAGACGCTATTGAAGTATGTGCCCGGGCCGGACTTTCCGACCGGCGGCGTGATCGTCGATCCGCGCAACGAGATCGCCGAAGCCTATGCGAGCGGGCGCGGCTCGTTTCGCGTCCGCGCGCGCTGGTCACAGGAGGAGACCGGGCGCGGCACCTACCTGGTGGTGGTGACCGAAATCCCCTGGCTGGTGCAGAAATCGCGGCTGGTCGAGCGCATCGCCGAGCTGATCAACGAGAAGAAGCTGCCGCTCGTCGCCGACGTGCGCGATGAATCCGCGGAGGACATCCGCCTCGTCATCGAGCCGCGCGCCCGCACCGTCGATCCCGTGCTGATGATGGAGAGCCTGTTCAAGCTCACCGAGCTTGAAAGCCGCATTCCGCTCAACATGAACGTGCTGGTGAAGGGCAAGGTGCCCAAGGTCATCGGCCTTGCCGAGGCGCTCCGCGAATGGCTCGACCACCGCCGCGACGTGCTCGTGCGGCGCTCGAACTTCCGGCTGAAGCAGATCGGCAACCGGCTCGAAGTGCTCGGCGGTTACCTGATCGCCTATCTCAATCTCGATCGGGTGATCAAGATCATCCGCAACGAGGATGAGCCGAAGCCGGTGCTGATCAAGGCGTTCAAGCTTTCCGACGTGCAGGCGGACGCGATCCTCAACATGCGGCTGCGCAATCTGCGCAAGCTCGAGGAAATGGAGATCCGCAAAGAGGACAAGGAGCTCCGCGCCGAGAAGAAGTCGATCGAGGAGCTGCTCAAATCCGAGAAGAAACAATGGGAGACGATCGCGGCGCAGATCAAGGAGTTGCGCGACAAATTCGGCAAGAAGACGCCGCTCGGCAAACGCCGCACCGAGTTCGCCGAAGCGCCCGAACATGACGAGGCCGCGATCGAAGAGGCGATGGTCGTACGCGAGCCGATCACGGTCGTGCTCTCCGACAAGGGCTGGGTACGCGCGTTGCGCGGGCACGTGGAGGACCTCTCCGGCGTCGCGTTCAAGCAGGACGACAAGCTGAAGCTTGCGTTCTTCGCCGAGACCACCTCGAAGTTCTTGATGCTCGGCACCAACGGCCGCTTCTACACGCTGGAAGGCTCGAAGCTGCCGGGCGGGCGCGGGCACGGCGAACCGGTGCGGCTCTTCATCGATCTCGAACAGGAAGGCGACGTCGTCACGATGTTCCCCTTCCAGGGCGGCCGCAAGTTCATCGTCGCGAGTCACCAGGGCAAGGGCTTCATCGTACCCGAGGACGAGTGCCTCGGCACCACGCGCAAGGGCAAGCAGGTGCTCAACGTGAAACTGCCCGACGAGGCACGAGCGGTCGTGGTCGTCGAAGGCGAGCAGGTCGCGAGCATCGGCGAAAACCGCAAGGTGGTGATCTTCCCCATCGAGCAACTGCCCGAAATGACGCGCGGCTCCGGCGTGCGACTGCAGCGCTACAAGGACGGCGGGCTCTCCGACGTGAAGACCTTCAAAGGCGCGGACGGCCTGACCTGGACCGATGGGGCCGGGCGCGCGTTCTCAATGACCCTGAAGGAATTGTCCGACTGGCGCGGCAACCGGGCCGACGCGGGCCGGCTCGCGCCAAAGGGTTTTCCGCGCAGCAACAAGTTTCGGTAG
- a CDS encoding Nramp family divalent metal transporter, with translation MTVQPLDNLVPKSGWNRPRGTPSLSEVFGSIRTQPTGSFWRKLLAFLGPGYLVAVGYMDPGNWATSLAGGSKFGYTLLTVALISNIMAILLQALCARLGIGAGRDLAQACRDAYPRWASWPLWVISEIAICATDLAEVIGTAIALNLLFGIPLELGVLITALDVFLILWMQNLGFRYVEAFIVTLLGVIAVCFSIQIALANPDWRGVILGFAPTIEIVKNPDMLYLAIGIIGATVMPHNLFLHSGVVQTRRFGGSVEEKREAIMLATVDSTVALMFALLINASILILAAATFNKTGQTDVAELGEVHKLIAPLLGSGMAPALFAIALLCCGMNSTVTATLAGQIVMEGFIDIRLPPWARRLVTRSIAIVPAALVTIWYGEAGTAKLLILSQVILGLALPFAIVPLVMFTGDRARMGELVAPRWLTWASGLIAAILIVLNIKLLYDLLP, from the coding sequence ATGACGGTCCAGCCGCTGGACAACCTTGTGCCCAAGTCCGGCTGGAACCGGCCGCGAGGCACGCCTTCCCTGTCAGAGGTCTTCGGCTCGATCCGAACCCAGCCGACGGGCTCGTTCTGGCGCAAGCTCCTTGCGTTCCTCGGACCCGGCTATCTCGTCGCCGTCGGCTACATGGATCCGGGCAACTGGGCGACCTCGCTCGCTGGCGGTTCCAAGTTCGGCTACACGCTGCTCACGGTCGCGCTGATCTCCAACATCATGGCGATCCTCTTGCAGGCGCTGTGCGCGCGCCTCGGCATCGGGGCAGGGCGCGATCTCGCGCAGGCCTGCCGCGACGCCTATCCGCGCTGGGCCTCCTGGCCGCTCTGGGTAATCAGCGAAATCGCGATCTGCGCGACCGATCTCGCCGAGGTGATCGGCACGGCCATCGCTCTCAACCTGCTGTTCGGGATTCCGCTCGAGCTTGGCGTGCTGATTACCGCGCTCGACGTGTTCCTCATTTTGTGGATGCAGAATCTCGGCTTCCGCTATGTCGAGGCCTTCATCGTCACGCTGCTCGGCGTCATCGCGGTGTGCTTTTCGATCCAAATCGCGCTCGCTAATCCGGACTGGCGCGGCGTGATCCTCGGTTTCGCGCCGACGATTGAGATCGTGAAGAACCCCGACATGCTCTATCTGGCCATTGGCATCATCGGCGCCACCGTGATGCCGCACAATCTGTTCCTGCATTCGGGCGTGGTGCAGACGCGCCGCTTCGGCGGCTCAGTCGAGGAGAAGCGCGAGGCGATCATGCTCGCGACGGTCGATTCAACCGTGGCCCTGATGTTTGCGCTGCTGATCAACGCGTCGATCCTGATCCTCGCGGCCGCGACCTTCAACAAGACCGGGCAAACCGATGTCGCCGAGCTCGGCGAAGTCCATAAGCTAATCGCACCGTTGCTCGGCTCCGGCATGGCGCCGGCGCTGTTTGCGATCGCGCTGCTCTGCTGCGGCATGAACTCGACCGTGACGGCGACACTCGCCGGTCAGATCGTGATGGAAGGCTTCATCGACATTCGCTTGCCGCCGTGGGCACGGCGGCTCGTGACGCGCTCGATCGCCATTGTGCCAGCCGCGCTGGTGACGATCTGGTACGGCGAAGCCGGGACCGCAAAGCTGCTCATCCTTTCGCAGGTGATCCTCGGCCTCGCGCTGCCGTTCGCCATCGTGCCGCTGGTGATGTTCACGGGCGATCGCGCCAGGATGGGCGAATTGGTCGCGCCGCGCTGGCTCACTTGGGCGTCGGGCTTGATCGCCGCGATCCTGATCGTGCTCAACATCAAGCTGCTGTACGATCTCCTGCCGTAG
- a CDS encoding phage tail protein — MTDDHSPNLYFSVQLGDGVPVKFAEVSGLEADSRPIEYRHGDNPSFYPIKMPGLGKVGNVTMRRGIVGRDSEFWKWLSEIQMNRVIRRTVTISLLDEGGAPARVWTLHNAWPAKISGPALDAKGNEVMIELLELANETIEMSSCPS, encoded by the coding sequence ATGACCGATGACCACAGCCCGAACTTGTATTTTTCGGTGCAACTGGGCGACGGCGTGCCGGTGAAATTTGCCGAGGTCAGCGGCCTCGAGGCTGATAGCCGGCCGATCGAGTACCGGCATGGCGACAACCCATCTTTCTATCCGATCAAGATGCCGGGCCTCGGCAAAGTGGGCAACGTAACGATGCGCAGGGGTATCGTTGGCCGCGATTCCGAGTTCTGGAAGTGGCTGTCCGAAATCCAGATGAACAGGGTGATCCGGCGCACCGTGACCATCAGCCTGCTCGACGAAGGCGGCGCGCCGGCGAGAGTATGGACGCTGCATAACGCGTGGCCGGCCAAGATCAGCGGTCCGGCTCTCGACGCCAAAGGCAATGAGGTGATGATAGAGTTGCTCGAGCTCGCCAACGAAACGATCGAGATGAGTAGTTGTCCATCGTAG
- a CDS encoding cysteine rich repeat-containing protein has product MRSACKPDIQALCASVQPGGGRIRDCMRQHRTELSATCKLAIADRMLERAHRPAAGAPGAGVTQVPSK; this is encoded by the coding sequence GTGCGTAGCGCCTGCAAACCCGACATTCAGGCGCTGTGCGCCTCCGTACAGCCGGGCGGTGGTCGTATCCGCGACTGCATGAGGCAGCACCGCACCGAATTGTCCGCGACCTGCAAGCTCGCCATCGCGGACAGGATGCTGGAGCGCGCCCATCGGCCGGCGGCCGGTGCGCCGGGCGCGGGCGTGACACAGGTGCCGAGCAAATAA
- a CDS encoding class I SAM-dependent methyltransferase, which produces MAREAPSGRTSNFSAIASCYDTTRDMPEGCLLACYDRLIARTLFPPRGRILDAGCGTGQVSLPLAARGYEVCGIDISREMIELAQSKVGSGWSAEYAVGDVRDIAHDDASFDAVVVSKLFQHVEDWKRSCCELIRVVRPGSPIIQINERGVFGNSVRRYFSSRADELGFTHRYVGLNPHSSAELSAFMTRQGCTAVPVDMSDLRWELTVTYGEAIDRFQQRLFAEFWYLPADTYARLVAETAAWIESQPSGRDTVEKLEPYLAVEVFRTAV; this is translated from the coding sequence ATGGCGCGGGAAGCACCCTCTGGTCGAACTTCGAATTTCTCGGCGATTGCCTCCTGCTATGACACGACACGCGATATGCCGGAGGGATGTCTGCTGGCGTGCTACGACCGGCTGATTGCGCGAACGCTATTTCCACCTCGGGGAAGGATTTTGGATGCGGGCTGCGGCACCGGACAGGTGTCGCTGCCTTTGGCGGCGCGCGGTTACGAGGTTTGCGGCATCGACATCTCGCGAGAGATGATCGAACTGGCGCAATCGAAGGTGGGTTCGGGGTGGTCAGCCGAATACGCCGTGGGCGACGTTCGAGACATCGCGCACGATGATGCAAGCTTCGATGCCGTTGTCGTTTCGAAGCTCTTCCAGCACGTTGAAGACTGGAAACGCTCTTGCTGCGAACTCATCCGTGTGGTGCGGCCGGGCTCTCCCATCATCCAGATCAACGAAAGAGGTGTGTTCGGCAATTCCGTTCGGCGTTATTTTTCCAGCCGGGCCGATGAACTCGGATTCACCCACCGCTATGTCGGCTTGAACCCGCATTCGAGCGCAGAACTCTCCGCGTTCATGACCCGCCAGGGCTGCACGGCAGTGCCGGTCGACATGTCGGACCTGCGCTGGGAATTGACCGTCACCTACGGCGAAGCTATCGATCGTTTTCAACAGAGGCTTTTTGCGGAATTCTGGTACCTGCCAGCCGACACCTATGCCCGGCTCGTGGCAGAAACCGCCGCTTGGATCGAAAGCCAGCCAAGTGGGCGGGATACCGTCGAAAAGCTCGAGCCCTACCTCGCCGTGGAGGTATTTCGAACTGCCGTTTGA
- a CDS encoding arginyltransferase, producing the protein MTHHSRDTPQFYLTAPSPCPYLPGKEERKVFTHLVGDRATDLNDLLTHGGFRRSQSIAYRPACEACRACISVRVLVDQFRPTRSMRRIRDDNADIIGEMRVPVPTSEQYSVFRAYLDDRHFDGGMADMTVLDYAMMVEDSHVETKLVEYRMQGPDSRINGRGAGALLGVALTDVLSDGLSMVYSFYDPEYRRRSIGTYMILDHIARARRMGLAYVYLGYWVRDSRKMDYKGRFLPQERLLADGWTRFES; encoded by the coding sequence ATGACGCACCACTCGCGCGATACGCCGCAGTTCTATCTGACCGCGCCCTCCCCGTGCCCATACCTCCCGGGCAAGGAAGAGCGGAAGGTGTTCACGCATCTCGTGGGCGACCGCGCGACCGACCTCAACGATCTGCTCACCCATGGCGGCTTCCGCCGCAGCCAGTCGATCGCCTACCGGCCGGCATGCGAAGCCTGCCGCGCGTGCATTTCGGTGCGCGTGCTGGTCGACCAGTTCCGCCCGACACGCAGCATGCGCCGTATCCGCGACGACAACGCCGATATCATCGGCGAGATGCGCGTGCCGGTGCCGACATCGGAGCAGTATTCGGTGTTCCGCGCCTATCTCGACGACCGTCACTTCGACGGCGGCATGGCGGACATGACCGTGCTCGATTACGCCATGATGGTCGAGGACAGCCATGTCGAGACCAAGCTGGTCGAGTACCGCATGCAGGGACCTGACAGCCGGATCAACGGCCGCGGCGCAGGGGCGCTGCTCGGCGTCGCGCTCACCGATGTGCTGAGCGACGGGCTGTCGATGGTCTATTCGTTCTACGATCCCGAATACCGCCGCCGCTCGATCGGCACCTACATGATCCTCGATCACATCGCGCGCGCGCGCCGCATGGGGCTCGCTTACGTCTACCTCGGCTATTGGGTGCGGGACTCGCGCAAGATGGACTACAAGGGCCGTTTCCTGCCGCAGGAGCGCCTGCTCGCGGACGGATGGACACGGTTCGAGAGCTGA
- a CDS encoding RDD family protein, producing MPQSDPKRIGFSVDVKPHAYDPATQPELFEGVLARRVVAFLIDVIIIAVPLILLALFMAVFTVFTLGLGAFIFLLYGPIATIWALVYYGLTSGSAASATIGMRMVDLEMRTWYGAPCYFVLGAVHAVGYWLTVTFLTPFILLVALFNDRRRLLHDMLVGTIVINNPARARALRNEPFGGRP from the coding sequence ATGCCCCAAAGCGACCCAAAGCGGATCGGCTTCTCCGTCGACGTGAAGCCCCACGCCTACGACCCGGCGACCCAGCCGGAACTGTTCGAGGGCGTGCTGGCGCGCCGGGTGGTCGCGTTCCTGATCGACGTGATCATCATCGCGGTGCCGCTCATCCTGCTCGCGCTTTTCATGGCGGTTTTCACCGTGTTCACGCTCGGCCTCGGCGCTTTCATTTTCCTGCTCTACGGTCCAATCGCGACCATCTGGGCGCTCGTCTACTACGGCCTGACCTCCGGGAGCGCCGCCTCCGCCACCATCGGGATGCGCATGGTCGACCTGGAAATGCGCACCTGGTACGGCGCGCCCTGTTATTTCGTGCTCGGCGCGGTTCATGCCGTCGGCTACTGGCTCACCGTGACGTTCCTGACCCCCTTCATTCTGCTGGTCGCCCTGTTCAACGACCGCAGACGCCTCCTCCACGACATGCTGGTCGGCACCATCGTCATCAACAACCCGGCGCGGGCGCGCGCGCTGCGCAATGAGCCTTTTGGTGGGCGGCCATGA
- a CDS encoding branched-chain amino acid ABC transporter permease gives MRRFAYRHAMGSLRFAVLLLPVLAGCGRVTDSEQLRLCRLVPPVLLPEGTEIREIRVGPAAVGRSGLRIDYAAREPGAAASKAHFVACGFGGTTFERDRLDLVAVETDEGPLGEARLLYLKRFWLSEAEREGLTAPPHEKLPELSTGAAYALQQLVNALALAAVYALLATAYSLIYGLVGRINLAFGEIAVLGAYGAIGGVAAVVALGIGDAIAGLAIAFVLAAAISAGWSVLIGRVVIEPLHARNRLGQPILIATAAVALSVQEFLRISQGARERWAPPTFNQPIALARAQDFVVTVTPMQIVVACLGLAAAGGVLVLLGRTRFGRAWRAFADDPGTAALFGVDGRRLLASTFLLAGLLAGLSGWIVAAYYGNISFSMGAVLGLKALVAAVVGGIGSVPGAFLGGVCVALIEAMWSAYFEITARDIVVFSLLIVVFALRPGGLLGFAGPKPRDV, from the coding sequence ATGCGACGGTTCGCGTATCGTCACGCCATGGGCTCGCTTCGCTTCGCCGTCCTGCTGCTTCCTGTCCTTGCCGGGTGTGGGCGCGTTACGGATTCCGAGCAGCTGCGGCTCTGCCGCCTGGTCCCGCCAGTGTTGCTTCCCGAAGGAACCGAAATCCGGGAAATCCGCGTCGGCCCTGCGGCGGTCGGCCGCTCCGGCCTGCGCATCGATTACGCGGCGCGCGAGCCGGGGGCGGCGGCCAGCAAAGCGCATTTCGTCGCATGCGGCTTCGGCGGCACGACGTTCGAGCGAGATCGGCTCGACCTCGTGGCGGTTGAGACCGACGAGGGCCCCCTTGGGGAAGCGCGCCTCCTCTATCTCAAGCGCTTCTGGCTGAGCGAGGCTGAGCGGGAAGGCCTCACGGCCCCGCCACATGAAAAGCTCCCGGAGCTGTCGACGGGCGCGGCCTACGCGCTGCAACAGCTTGTGAATGCCCTCGCGCTCGCCGCCGTCTATGCGTTGCTCGCGACTGCCTATTCGCTGATCTATGGCCTCGTCGGGCGCATCAATCTGGCGTTTGGCGAGATCGCTGTGCTTGGTGCCTACGGCGCGATCGGCGGCGTTGCGGCGGTGGTCGCGCTCGGGATCGGCGACGCCATCGCCGGGCTTGCAATCGCTTTCGTGCTGGCGGCGGCGATCTCGGCCGGATGGAGCGTGCTGATCGGGCGGGTGGTGATCGAGCCGCTGCATGCTCGCAACCGGCTCGGTCAGCCGATCCTGATCGCAACGGCGGCGGTCGCGCTGTCGGTGCAGGAGTTCCTGCGAATCTCACAAGGCGCGCGCGAGCGCTGGGCGCCGCCCACGTTCAACCAGCCGATCGCGCTCGCACGCGCGCAGGACTTCGTCGTCACCGTGACGCCGATGCAGATCGTGGTGGCGTGTCTCGGGCTCGCGGCTGCGGGCGGCGTGCTCGTTCTGCTCGGCCGGACGCGTTTTGGCCGGGCATGGCGCGCCTTCGCGGACGATCCCGGGACCGCCGCGCTGTTCGGGGTCGATGGCCGACGGCTCCTCGCCTCGACGTTCCTGCTCGCCGGATTGCTTGCGGGCCTTTCGGGTTGGATCGTCGCCGCCTACTACGGCAACATCTCGTTTTCGATGGGCGCGGTGCTGGGGTTGAAGGCGCTGGTCGCGGCCGTGGTCGGGGGCATCGGCTCGGTGCCCGGCGCGTTCCTCGGCGGGGTCTGCGTGGCGTTGATCGAGGCCATGTGGTCAGCCTATTTCGAGATCACGGCGCGCGATATCGTGGTGTTCTCGCTGCTGATCGTGGTGTTCGCGCTGCGGCCGGGCGGGCTCTTGGGATTCGCCGGGCCGAAGCCGCGGGATGTGTGA
- a CDS encoding threonine ammonia-lyase — translation MTVTLADIEAAQRTIGAQVLRTPMLPAPKLSALTGAQVWVKYENLQVTNSFKERGAVNKLAALSADEHARGVIAMSAGNHAQAVAYHARRLGIPATIVMPVTTPFVKVAATEAHGATVVLDGEAVSDAQLRAEAIASERKLAWVHPYDDPRVIAGQGTIALEMLEEAADLDVLVIPIGGGGLIAGNAIAARGIRSGIEIVGVECALYPSMFNALKGEQRLIGGPTLAEGIAVKNVGRQTEPVVRELVSDILLVEEAHLERAVNAFLTLQKTMAEGAGAAGLAALLAEPARFAGRKVGLILCGGNIDPRILASIMVRELERENQIVSFRLTIPDRPGVLGTIATRLGELGANILEVDHRRLFLDVPAKGAKLDVTVETRNAAHADAIARALSDDGYRPQRIDAGAAIE, via the coding sequence ATGACCGTCACGCTCGCCGATATCGAAGCCGCACAGCGCACCATCGGCGCGCAGGTGTTGCGCACGCCGATGCTGCCGGCGCCGAAGCTTTCCGCGCTCACCGGCGCGCAGGTGTGGGTCAAATACGAGAACCTGCAGGTCACCAACTCGTTCAAGGAACGCGGCGCGGTCAACAAGCTCGCGGCGCTCAGCGCTGACGAACATGCGCGCGGCGTGATCGCGATGTCGGCCGGCAATCACGCGCAGGCGGTCGCCTATCATGCGCGGCGCCTCGGCATCCCCGCCACCATCGTGATGCCGGTGACCACGCCATTTGTGAAAGTCGCCGCAACCGAGGCGCATGGCGCGACTGTCGTGCTCGACGGTGAGGCGGTGTCGGATGCGCAACTGCGCGCCGAAGCCATCGCCTCGGAGCGCAAGCTCGCCTGGGTGCACCCCTATGACGATCCGCGTGTGATCGCCGGGCAGGGCACCATCGCGCTGGAAATGCTGGAGGAGGCGGCCGACCTCGACGTGCTCGTGATCCCGATCGGCGGCGGCGGGCTGATCGCCGGCAATGCCATCGCGGCGCGCGGCATTCGGTCAGGGATCGAGATCGTCGGTGTCGAATGCGCGCTCTATCCTTCCATGTTCAACGCGCTGAAGGGCGAGCAACGCCTGATCGGCGGGCCGACTCTTGCGGAAGGCATCGCGGTCAAGAATGTCGGCCGGCAGACCGAGCCGGTCGTGCGCGAGCTTGTTTCGGATATCCTACTGGTCGAGGAGGCGCATCTCGAACGTGCGGTGAACGCGTTTCTCACGCTGCAGAAAACAATGGCCGAGGGCGCCGGTGCTGCCGGACTTGCGGCGCTTCTGGCGGAGCCGGCCCGTTTTGCCGGCCGCAAAGTCGGATTGATCCTGTGCGGAGGCAACATCGACCCCCGCATCCTCGCCTCGATCATGGTGCGCGAGCTGGAGCGCGAGAACCAGATCGTCTCGTTCCGGCTGACGATTCCGGACCGGCCGGGCGTGCTCGGCACCATCGCGACGCGGCTCGGCGAGCTCGGCGCCAATATCCTCGAGGTCGATCACCGCCGGCTCTTTCTCGATGTTCCGGCGAAGGGTGCGAAGCTCGATGTGACGGTCGAGACGCGCAATGCCGCGCATGCGGATGCGATCGCACGCGCGCTCAGCGATGACGGCTATCGTCCGCAGCGGATCGATGCCGGGGCAGCAATAGAGTGA